A DNA window from Polyodon spathula isolate WHYD16114869_AA chromosome 18, ASM1765450v1, whole genome shotgun sequence contains the following coding sequences:
- the LOC121330928 gene encoding protein SPO16 homolog translates to MANNDKANRKWKTTIIISTAIQNHDVSSSLFAQQHRIRYTDSVETGTLIFPLSGIAFMIVDTQEFPENQEETAVFEKIKNFIGIHRNSFLLLLAALHGPKECRILFRIQQIFLTSNLRIIPVHNTPEIIKSMLTIAKATSKPHVDSVRDQMTMAKAQIIERSSVWEMLRNLQLGCE, encoded by the exons ATGGCGAATAACGACAAAGCGAACAGAAAATGGAAGACGACTATCATCATAAGCACAGCTATTCAG AATCATGACGTTTCCTCCTCGTTGTTTGCTCAGCAGCATCGAATTCGATATACCGACTCCGTGGAAACGGGAACTCTCATTTTCCCGCTCTCTG GCATTGCATTTATGATTGTGGATACTCAAGAGTTTCCTGAAAACCAAGAAGAAACTGCTGTTTTTGAAAAGATTAAGAATTTTATAGGGATTCACAGAAacagttttcttcttttattagCTGCACTTCACGGACCAAAAGAATGCAGAATATTATTCAGGATTCAGCAAAT ATTTCTGACAAGTAATCTTCGTATCATACCTGTCCACAACACTCCTGAGATCATAAAGAGCATGCTGACTATTGCAAAG GcaacaagtaaacctcatgttgaCAGTGTTCGGGATCAAATGACAATGGCAAAAGCTCAAATCATTGAACGAAGTTCTGTTTGGGAAATGCTTCGTAACCTACAGTTAGGCTGTGAATGA